The proteins below are encoded in one region of Hordeum vulgare subsp. vulgare chromosome 3H, MorexV3_pseudomolecules_assembly, whole genome shotgun sequence:
- the LOC123444677 gene encoding beta-glucosidase 2-like isoform X3, whose translation MSTRITRHNMSLGAAAFFCLLLSLRVQDAAAADLGFTRSDFPREFVFGAGTSAYQYEGAVAEDGRSPSSWDIFTHAGSMPDKSTGDVAADGYHKYMEDVKLMSETGLEAYRFSISWSRLIPNGRGAVNPKGLEYYNNLIDELVNHGIQVHITLHHVDLPQILEDQYGGWLSPRIVEDFTAYADVCFREFGDRVASWTTMDEANIGVLGSYGNALFPPGRCSDPFGATKCTAGNSSIEPYIAANNTLMAHASVFSLYREKYQHKQKGIVGINIYSYWSYPLTNATVDLEATQRCKDFLYGWILEPLVFGDYPQVMKKNAGSRLPPFTKAQSELIKGSLDFIGINHYFSVYVNDHPLDTGVRDYTADMSVDLRRSRTDPPAGQGPPTNVPSDPKGLQLALEYLKETYGNLPIYVQENGIGSADDSLDDTDRIGYLSSYMESTLKAMRNGADVRGYFAWAFLDLFELLAGYQSRYGLYQVDFADERLPRQARLSARWYSGFLKHNGSSALVWRTRVNQALNLVS comes from the exons ATGTCCACGAGGATCACGAG GCATAACATGAGTTTGGGTGCTGCTGCCTTCTTCTGCCTCCTGCTGTCCCTCCGGGTTCAGGATGCAGCGGCGGCTGATCTTGGCTTCACAAGAAGCGATTTCCCACGGGAATTCGTCTTTGGAGCTGGAACCTCGGCATATCAA TATGAGGGTGCTGTTGCCGAGGATGGCAGGAGCCCAAGCAGTTGGGACATTTTCACTCACGCAG GCAGTATGCCAGACAAAAGCACGGGAGATGTTGCTGCAGATGGGTACCACAAATACATG GAGGATGTCAAGCTCATGTCTGAGACAGGCCTAGAGGCCtataggttctccatctcctggtcAAGGCTCATTCCAA ATGGACGCGGAGCTGTCAATCCCAAAGGGTTAGAGTACTACAATAACCTCATTGATGAACTAGTGAATCATG GAATTCAAGTACATATCACACTTCACCATGTAGATCTCCCCCAAATTCTCGAAGACCAGTATGGTGGATGGTTAAGCCCCAGAATTGT TGAAGATTTCACAGCATATGCAGATGTTTGCTTCAGGGAATTCGGCGATAGGGTTGCATCCTGGACGACTATGGATGAGGCCAACATCGGTGTACTTGGCTCTTATGGCAATGCCCTGTTCCCTCCTGGCCGTTGCTCAGATCCATTTGGAGCAACAAAGTGCACTGCTGGGAATTCTAGCATCGAACCATATATAGCTGCTAATAATACCCTTATGGCGCACGCGTCGGTTTTCAGCCTGTACAGAGAAAAGTATCAA CACAAGCAAAAAGGAATTGTTGGCATAAATATATACTCCTACTGGAGTTATCCACTGACAAATGCCACCGTGGATCTAGAAGCAACTCAGAGATGTAAAGATTTCTTGTATGGCTG GATACTAGAGCCATTGGTGTTTGGGGACTACCCACAAGTAATGAAGAAGAATGCCGGCTCTCGTCTTCCACCCTTCACAAAAGCTCAATCTGAACTTATCAAGGGTTCTTTAGATTTTATTGGAATAAATCACTACTTTTCTGTCTACGTGAATGATCACCCTCTAGATACAGGTGTTCGAGACTACACTGCAGACATGTCAGTTGATTTAAGGC GTTCTAGGACCGACCCGCCAGCTGGTCAG GGTCCCCCAACAAATGTTCCAAGTGATCCCAAAGGGTTGCAGCTTGCACTGGAGTACCTAAAAGAAACCTACGGGAACCTTCCCATCTATGTCCAAGAGAATG GTATCGGATCTGCCGATGACAGTCTGGATGACACCGACAGGATCGGCTACCTGAGCAGCTACATGGAGAGCACACTGAAGGCGATGAG GAATGGAGCCGACGTGAGAGGCTACTTCGCCTGGGCATTCCTGGACCTGTTTGAGCTCCTGGCCGGGTACCAGTCGAGGTACGGGCTGTACCAGGTCGACTTCGCCGATGAGAGGCTACCGCGGCAAGCCAGGCTCTCTGCTCGCTGGTACTCCGGCTTCCTCAAGCACAACGGATCCTCTGCACTGGTGTGGAGGACGCGGGTGAACCAGGCGCTGAACCTGGTGTCTTGA
- the LOC123444677 gene encoding beta-glucosidase 2-like isoform X1, protein MCIPVVGQVASPEVACWHRHNMSLGAAAFFCLLLSLRVQDAAAADLGFTRSDFPREFVFGAGTSAYQYEGAVAEDGRSPSSWDIFTHAGSMPDKSTGDVAADGYHKYMEDVKLMSETGLEAYRFSISWSRLIPNGRGAVNPKGLEYYNNLIDELVNHGIQVHITLHHVDLPQILEDQYGGWLSPRIVEDFTAYADVCFREFGDRVASWTTMDEANIGVLGSYGNALFPPGRCSDPFGATKCTAGNSSIEPYIAANNTLMAHASVFSLYREKYQHKQKGIVGINIYSYWSYPLTNATVDLEATQRCKDFLYGWILEPLVFGDYPQVMKKNAGSRLPPFTKAQSELIKGSLDFIGINHYFSVYVNDHPLDTGVRDYTADMSVDLRRSRTDPPAGQGPPTNVPSDPKGLQLALEYLKETYGNLPIYVQENGIGSADDSLDDTDRIGYLSSYMESTLKAMRNGADVRGYFAWAFLDLFELLAGYQSRYGLYQVDFADERLPRQARLSARWYSGFLKHNGSSALVWRTRVNQALNLVS, encoded by the exons ATGTGCATTCCAG TAGTAGGTCAGGTTGCGTCCCCTGAGGTTGCTTGCTGGCACAGGCATAACATGAGTTTGGGTGCTGCTGCCTTCTTCTGCCTCCTGCTGTCCCTCCGGGTTCAGGATGCAGCGGCGGCTGATCTTGGCTTCACAAGAAGCGATTTCCCACGGGAATTCGTCTTTGGAGCTGGAACCTCGGCATATCAA TATGAGGGTGCTGTTGCCGAGGATGGCAGGAGCCCAAGCAGTTGGGACATTTTCACTCACGCAG GCAGTATGCCAGACAAAAGCACGGGAGATGTTGCTGCAGATGGGTACCACAAATACATG GAGGATGTCAAGCTCATGTCTGAGACAGGCCTAGAGGCCtataggttctccatctcctggtcAAGGCTCATTCCAA ATGGACGCGGAGCTGTCAATCCCAAAGGGTTAGAGTACTACAATAACCTCATTGATGAACTAGTGAATCATG GAATTCAAGTACATATCACACTTCACCATGTAGATCTCCCCCAAATTCTCGAAGACCAGTATGGTGGATGGTTAAGCCCCAGAATTGT TGAAGATTTCACAGCATATGCAGATGTTTGCTTCAGGGAATTCGGCGATAGGGTTGCATCCTGGACGACTATGGATGAGGCCAACATCGGTGTACTTGGCTCTTATGGCAATGCCCTGTTCCCTCCTGGCCGTTGCTCAGATCCATTTGGAGCAACAAAGTGCACTGCTGGGAATTCTAGCATCGAACCATATATAGCTGCTAATAATACCCTTATGGCGCACGCGTCGGTTTTCAGCCTGTACAGAGAAAAGTATCAA CACAAGCAAAAAGGAATTGTTGGCATAAATATATACTCCTACTGGAGTTATCCACTGACAAATGCCACCGTGGATCTAGAAGCAACTCAGAGATGTAAAGATTTCTTGTATGGCTG GATACTAGAGCCATTGGTGTTTGGGGACTACCCACAAGTAATGAAGAAGAATGCCGGCTCTCGTCTTCCACCCTTCACAAAAGCTCAATCTGAACTTATCAAGGGTTCTTTAGATTTTATTGGAATAAATCACTACTTTTCTGTCTACGTGAATGATCACCCTCTAGATACAGGTGTTCGAGACTACACTGCAGACATGTCAGTTGATTTAAGGC GTTCTAGGACCGACCCGCCAGCTGGTCAG GGTCCCCCAACAAATGTTCCAAGTGATCCCAAAGGGTTGCAGCTTGCACTGGAGTACCTAAAAGAAACCTACGGGAACCTTCCCATCTATGTCCAAGAGAATG GTATCGGATCTGCCGATGACAGTCTGGATGACACCGACAGGATCGGCTACCTGAGCAGCTACATGGAGAGCACACTGAAGGCGATGAG GAATGGAGCCGACGTGAGAGGCTACTTCGCCTGGGCATTCCTGGACCTGTTTGAGCTCCTGGCCGGGTACCAGTCGAGGTACGGGCTGTACCAGGTCGACTTCGCCGATGAGAGGCTACCGCGGCAAGCCAGGCTCTCTGCTCGCTGGTACTCCGGCTTCCTCAAGCACAACGGATCCTCTGCACTGGTGTGGAGGACGCGGGTGAACCAGGCGCTGAACCTGGTGTCTTGA
- the LOC123444677 gene encoding beta-glucosidase 5-like isoform X2, which produces MCIPVVGQVASPEVACWHRHNMSLGAAAFFCLLLSLRVQDAAAADLGFTRSDFPREFVFGAGTSAYQYEGAVAEDGRSPSSWDIFTHAGSMPDKSTGDVAADGYHKYMEDVKLMSETGLEAYRFSISWSRLIPNGRGAVNPKGLEYYNNLIDELVNHGIQVHITLHHVDLPQILEDQYGGWLSPRIVEFGDRVASWTTMDEANIGVLGSYGNALFPPGRCSDPFGATKCTAGNSSIEPYIAANNTLMAHASVFSLYREKYQHKQKGIVGINIYSYWSYPLTNATVDLEATQRCKDFLYGWILEPLVFGDYPQVMKKNAGSRLPPFTKAQSELIKGSLDFIGINHYFSVYVNDHPLDTGVRDYTADMSVDLRRSRTDPPAGQGPPTNVPSDPKGLQLALEYLKETYGNLPIYVQENGIGSADDSLDDTDRIGYLSSYMESTLKAMRNGADVRGYFAWAFLDLFELLAGYQSRYGLYQVDFADERLPRQARLSARWYSGFLKHNGSSALVWRTRVNQALNLVS; this is translated from the exons ATGTGCATTCCAG TAGTAGGTCAGGTTGCGTCCCCTGAGGTTGCTTGCTGGCACAGGCATAACATGAGTTTGGGTGCTGCTGCCTTCTTCTGCCTCCTGCTGTCCCTCCGGGTTCAGGATGCAGCGGCGGCTGATCTTGGCTTCACAAGAAGCGATTTCCCACGGGAATTCGTCTTTGGAGCTGGAACCTCGGCATATCAA TATGAGGGTGCTGTTGCCGAGGATGGCAGGAGCCCAAGCAGTTGGGACATTTTCACTCACGCAG GCAGTATGCCAGACAAAAGCACGGGAGATGTTGCTGCAGATGGGTACCACAAATACATG GAGGATGTCAAGCTCATGTCTGAGACAGGCCTAGAGGCCtataggttctccatctcctggtcAAGGCTCATTCCAA ATGGACGCGGAGCTGTCAATCCCAAAGGGTTAGAGTACTACAATAACCTCATTGATGAACTAGTGAATCATG GAATTCAAGTACATATCACACTTCACCATGTAGATCTCCCCCAAATTCTCGAAGACCAGTATGGTGGATGGTTAAGCCCCAGAATTGT GGAATTCGGCGATAGGGTTGCATCCTGGACGACTATGGATGAGGCCAACATCGGTGTACTTGGCTCTTATGGCAATGCCCTGTTCCCTCCTGGCCGTTGCTCAGATCCATTTGGAGCAACAAAGTGCACTGCTGGGAATTCTAGCATCGAACCATATATAGCTGCTAATAATACCCTTATGGCGCACGCGTCGGTTTTCAGCCTGTACAGAGAAAAGTATCAA CACAAGCAAAAAGGAATTGTTGGCATAAATATATACTCCTACTGGAGTTATCCACTGACAAATGCCACCGTGGATCTAGAAGCAACTCAGAGATGTAAAGATTTCTTGTATGGCTG GATACTAGAGCCATTGGTGTTTGGGGACTACCCACAAGTAATGAAGAAGAATGCCGGCTCTCGTCTTCCACCCTTCACAAAAGCTCAATCTGAACTTATCAAGGGTTCTTTAGATTTTATTGGAATAAATCACTACTTTTCTGTCTACGTGAATGATCACCCTCTAGATACAGGTGTTCGAGACTACACTGCAGACATGTCAGTTGATTTAAGGC GTTCTAGGACCGACCCGCCAGCTGGTCAG GGTCCCCCAACAAATGTTCCAAGTGATCCCAAAGGGTTGCAGCTTGCACTGGAGTACCTAAAAGAAACCTACGGGAACCTTCCCATCTATGTCCAAGAGAATG GTATCGGATCTGCCGATGACAGTCTGGATGACACCGACAGGATCGGCTACCTGAGCAGCTACATGGAGAGCACACTGAAGGCGATGAG GAATGGAGCCGACGTGAGAGGCTACTTCGCCTGGGCATTCCTGGACCTGTTTGAGCTCCTGGCCGGGTACCAGTCGAGGTACGGGCTGTACCAGGTCGACTTCGCCGATGAGAGGCTACCGCGGCAAGCCAGGCTCTCTGCTCGCTGGTACTCCGGCTTCCTCAAGCACAACGGATCCTCTGCACTGGTGTGGAGGACGCGGGTGAACCAGGCGCTGAACCTGGTGTCTTGA